Genomic DNA from Corylus avellana chromosome ca4, CavTom2PMs-1.0:
TCTGAAATCACATGCTAGAAGAAATGCATATCCTTTCACCATGTGAAGGAAGGAATAGAACAACTTGTGACATCCAAAGCTGCTTTAACTCCTTACAAAATAGTGAATCTggttctttccttttgtacAATATTATGGTTAATTAGTGTGAAAGAAGTCAGCtgttgttctttctttttccgcAGCCTCCTTGTACAATCTTCTTGGATAATATGACCCTTTGATCCAGAATGAAAGGACGTGGCTTCTTTACTGGAATCCATTCCATACACCAAGAGCTGCTCTCACAGCACAGACTATTTTGGTTATTTAATGCAGAACTTTTCAGACCAGTTCTTAATATGTTTTCTCAGTATCCACAAGTCCTTCATGACTCTATTTGctgaattttttcttcttcttttttttgatgtATTGCAGAGCTCTTAGAATTCTATTTTATATCTTTTGGCTTTGATCAGAATGGCAACAGCATTAAATAAAAaccagaaaggaaaaaaattctaaagaaccaaACAATGGTAGATATTCACCAATCTGTACAAATaattatctctctttctttggcCTGAGCTAGATGTATTCCTAATACCAGattttcaccaaaatatgatGCTGGGAATATGACAATGGACCCACGGTTTTTTGAATTATTAGGCAGTCTGCTCTTTGTTAAGAAAAACCCTTCATAATGCAAGATAATTGTGACAACAaatgtcttttcttttcatttgcaTGTCTTAGGATTACCAATCACTTCACCCTCTTTTTTGAGGTTAATTATCTTTACATTTGAAATGAAggtttaataaatattaaagtaGGGTAAGGTGGTTTGGTATGATGGGGCATGAAAGATTTAGACAAAAGTGAAGTTGAGATGTTCCCCCTTGGCCTTCACCTCCAACATAAGACTGCTATTACTAAACATAATGTGACCACACAAGGGTTTTTCAGCGCATGAAGAAAGCCAGGCCACAGATAGTGACCCTTCAAAAGGGCTGGCCTGCCCTTCAATAACACAGATAGAGACACCTGAAAAGAGCAGCCCTTGGCCAAGTCACTTGCCACGATAGGcatcaaacatatatatgtgGAGCCAAACAAAACTATTCTATGACAAATcccacatgagagagagagagagagagagagagaggggttcaTGTTAATACAAGAGCACTCTTTCCCATGTAGAGTGTGGGGGGGGATCatggatttttcttttgaggGAGAGATGAGTTCAAGTTAATACAAGAGCACTCTTTTCCATGTGATGAGGGGGGTCATGGATTTTTCTTTTGCGTTTCTTTTGAAGTGGAAGATCAAAAGCAGATTATCTCTGCTTTTACTTTTCAGCCCTCTCTTTAAGACTATTCCATCTTCTAATAAAGCTCTCAAATGCCGCATTACATAGAGTCTTGGTCCCAGACCTGTAGGGCAAGGAAGGAGAAGGAATAAAGTTGGaaggcaaaaaaaataaagcttcCACTGGTTCCTTCTTCCATGCAACCTATTCATCCaacataattatatattgatCATTCAACAACATGGTAATGATATATTAATAATCATCATCTTTTACTTCTTACAACCTCTGTTCGTTGCAGGCACATGTTTCCAACtcaagattaaaataaaaaataggggaCAGAAAGAATACAAAAACACTAGGCAGTACAAAATATTTACCCTTCTTTTGGCTGCTTAGGATAGAAAATTAAGAATGTGAGTATGAACCATATACAATACATCAGAATACACAAATAGTATGGTATGCCCTCACATGATCCAACCAATTGACAAAGGACATGTGTGATTGTGACAGCGTGTCATGACGGCAGAGCGACGACAACATCTATAGGGTATATATATCATAGTGCTTTTCCATAGGTCCTCCATGCATATCAGAGTTTTTAATATCATGGCAAAGACAACATCTGTTAGCTGTACTGTTGCTTAGATCTTCTATTCAATATGTTGTTGAATTATTATACTAGAGCTGTCCAGACAAGCAAACCATATGTTACAAGCTCTGTCTCAGACTAAGAAGAGTATCAGTGAAACCATGCCCTGCTTCAAATGCATTTCTCAAATAAAGTTGGTACTTTAGATTCTGTATTTGCAgaagaatatgagaaaaaagTTGCAAGCATGGCTCAATATATTGATCAGCTCTTTCCATGGTTGCCAAAACATCTCTATTGATCTAGCCTTCCAAAAACTTTGACTGTTCTGGTCTCAAGAAGTAAACCTTCAATATAAAACCTGAGATTTTAAGTCACATTATAGTGCAATGAACACAACACATTATAATAGTGGCTCTACATTGATTTCTCTTCTTGCCTTTTCTCAATTCTGCATCATTTattcattggaaaaaaaaaaaaaaaaaaaaagggattgcATGATAGTCATCCACAAAAGCATGAGGACAATTGAGCCATTTTGAATGATTGAAAGTGCAGTCCCATTACCTCTCTCATTCAAAGCAATAAAGAGCATCCTTTGATTAAAGctaaagggtatttttgtcatacgaataaagaaagagagagcatCAAACTTTACTTTTTCTCCCTCTAATCTAAACTTTAAATTTCTGTTATCCAACGGctttttctattttgcttttttattttatttcaacaaaccttcttctctccctttctttttcttctgcttttttttttttttggccctctTAGCTTTGCCTAAAGAAGCTTAACAAAGAGAAATACAGATAACAACCAAACCATTTCTAGCAGAATATCATCAACCTTCTTATCATCTTCTCCTCTCaaagaaaggaaagggaaaagaaaagagaaagaaagaaaaggagaggCTTAGCTTCTTCCTTGTATTTGAAGACTCTTTCTGTGAAGATGTTTGATTCCTTAAGCCCATGCTCACTTGCAGCTTCTCAGATTCCTCTCactttctcttccttttcaaGAAAATCCACTATTGCCCGTGAGCTTAAATCCTGTCCTCTTTGCTTCGAGTACTTCCAAACTCAATTTTGTTGAACATATTCTGCAGAGAGAAACATGGTCCCTTTCATTGTTTTGacacttctctctcttcttgctACCTCTTGTTCTGCCTCTTCTTTAGTTACTGATTTCCATGTCTTACTCACACTtagaaaaggttttgaattCTCTGATTCCATTCTAAGTACTTGGAATTCTTCCAATCCTAGCTCAGTTTGTTCCTGGGCTGGAATTCAGTGCTCCAAGGGACGCGTTGTTTCAATCGACTTAACAGATTTGAACCTCTATGGCTCTGTGTCACCATTAATTTCAAAACTCGACCGGCTTACTAACCTCTCTCTTGCTGGAAATAATTTCACAGGCACGATTGAGATTGCAAACTTGAGCAGTCTTCGATGGCTAAACATCTCCTGCAACGAGTTCAATGGCGGATTAGATTGGAACTACTCCAGCATTGCCAACTTGGAAGTGTTTGATTGCTATAACAACAACTTCACTGCCTTTCTCCCACTTGGGATTTTGAGCTTGAAGAAGCTCAAGTACTTGGATCTTGCTGGCAATTATTTCGTTGGCAGAATCCCAGAAAGCTATGGAAATCTGGTTGGCTTGGAATATCTTTCCCTTGCTGGAAATGATCTGCATGGAAAAATCCCAGGGGAGTTAGGAAATCTCACCAACTTGAGAGAGATTTACTTGGGCTATTACAATGTGTTTGAAGGTGGGATTCCAGTGGAATTTGGAAACTTGGCAAATCTAGTTCACATGGATCTTTCCAACTGTGGGTTGGATGGGCCAATTCCAAGTGAGTTGGGGAGCTTGAAGAAGCTCAACACTCTCTACGTTCATATGAATCTGCTTTCTGGTTCAATTCCAAAGCAATTAGGCAACTTGACAAACCTGCAGAACCTTGATCTTTCCATCAATGCACTAACCGGTGAAATCCCATTGGAGTTCTGCAATCTAAAGCAGCTCAAGCTTCTGAACCTGTTCATGAACAGACTGCACGGGTATATTCCAGACTACATAGCAGACTTTCCAAATTTGGAAACTCTTCAGCTGTGGAAGAACAACTTCACCGGCATGATTCCCGAGAATCTTGGACAGAATGGAAAGCTTCAGCTGCTGGATTTGTCCACAAACAAACTCACTGGTACAATCCCTCGGAACTTGTGTTTGTCAAATCAACTCAGAGTGCTGATTCTCTTGGAAAACTTCTTCTTTGGGCCGATTCCTGAAGGGCTAGGGAGATGTTCAAGTCTCACAAGAGTGAGGTTGCAGCGCAACTTCTTGAATGGCAGCATCTCAGATGGGTTCCTATACTTGCCTCAACTGAATTTACTGGAGTTGCAGAACAACTACCTATCAGGAACCGTGCCGGAGAATGCCAACAGTTCATCGGCGCCGGTAAAATTAGCCCAACTCAACTTATCAAACAATCTCCTCTCTGGTCCTTTACCtcattcattttcaaatttctcttctATCCAACTCCTTTCCCTTGGTGGAAACCAATTCTCAGGAACAATCCCATCTTCCATAGGAGAACTCCTCCAagctttaaaaattgatttgagCCGGAATTCACTCTCCGGTTCAATCCCACCTGAGATTGGAAATTGTTATCATTTGACATATCTTGACATGAGCCAGAACAACCTCTCTGGCTCAATCCCACCAGAAATTTCCAACATCCGTATATTAAACTACTTAAACTTATCCAGAAACCACTTGAACCAAGCAATACCCAGATCAATCGGTACCATGAAAAGCCTCACAATTGCTGATTTCTCCTTCAATGATCTTTCCGGTAAGCTACCCGAATCTGGCCAATTCTCCTGCTTTAACGCCTCCTCTTTTGCGGGTAATCCTCATCTTTGCGGCTCTCTTCTAAACAACCCTTGCAATTTCACCACAATCACAAGCACACCCAGAAGAGGCCCTGCATATTTCAAGCTAATCTTCGCGCTTGGCCTTTTGATTTGCTCTCTAGTATTCGCATTTGCTGCCATGATCAAGGCCAAGTCGTTGAAAAGAAATGGCCCAGATTCATGGAAGATGACCACATTCCAAAAGCTCGAATTCAAGGTCTCCGACATCCTCGAATGCGTGAAAGACGGCAACGTGATTGGAAGAGGCGGAGCTGGGATTGTCTACCATGGAAAAATGCCAGATGGGGTCGAAATTGCAGTCAAAAAGCTTCTTGGGTTTGGCTCAAACAGCCATGATCATGGCTTCCGAGCTGAAATTCAAACACTGGGAAACATCAGGCATCGAAACATTGTGAGACTCCTCGCATTCTGTTCCAACAAGGAGACAAATCTCCTTGTTTACGAGTACATGAGAAATGGGAGCTTAGGCGAGGCGCTGCACGGCAAAAAAGGCGCATTCTTGAGCTGGAATTTGCGGTACAAAGCTGCCATTGAAGCAGCCGGAGGCCTCTGCTACCTTCACCATGATTGTTCCCCATTGATCGTTCACCGCGACGTCAAGTCCAACAACATTTTGTTGGATTCCAGCTTCGAAGCACACGTTGCTGATTTCGGGCTCGCCAAGTACTTGATCGACGGCGCCGCATCAGAGTGCATGTCAGCAATTGCAGGATCCTATGGCTACATTGCCCCTGGTACGTGCCATTTTTTCTCTGTTCTTGCTGCATATATAAACCTTTCTATTTTTATGTAGGATGTAGGTTCGTTGATTGGTTGTAAAACTTAAATGCCGAAAACTGGgcttatttttttaagcttaaataaaatgaacagctgatatttataaatttaaaattttcaaatttaaaaaaaaattataaaatatttcaattcATCTCAATCTGATTGGTTGTCGTTATAGTAGTTAAATTAGCAATAAACTCCCAAAATTATTAGATGTATTATGGGATTCACTTGTTTCCGAGCAGGTAAATCTCTCATCTTTAAACATGAACTACTTGGGACAAGTGTATTTACACTGTGTCTCTTAaattgtgtgtgttttttttttattattattcgaACAACCTAATAACTAAAGATTTTGTTGTCTTTGTTGTACTAatgaatcattaaaaaaataaacatatttttggGTAGGATTAATGCTTGTAAATAGTTTAGATCTTGCATTAGTTTCATAAATGTTCTAGGCAAAACAAAATcccagaaagaaagaaacaaacaaaaacaaggtACATGGCCTACACATAATCCAAAGTTTCCTGTGGTATGTGACTCCTGGCATCACATTCCTTACGTTACAGGGTCTCCCTGAATCCTTAGGACACCAACATGATAAAGTAACAGAAGATGAGTGATGACAGGGGtattataactttttattataataaaatactTATAAGCTCTTAATCATTTCATTCCCATATCAGTTTATAAGATAATTATACTAAAACTTATAATATCATAAACATTTTCGACATAGCTCGGTGCAATAGGTTAATTTCATGTGAAAGGTGGGACGAATCCTATCAGGTGCTCAAGCAATTTGAGCAATCCATACTCTACATGCTCGGACAATGTTCATTGTTCATTCAATTCGAgcaaaatttttgttcaaattgtCTAAACATTTGTTCgaacatatataaaatttactCGGACTCTTATATGAACCGCCCAATTGCACGGTAACCAAGgtgagagacagagaaagaagATCCATGAGAATTTTTTGGGTGGGCACACCTTAATTCCGTGGCAGAGAGGTTGTTGGGACGCACTGaggttttgtgtgtgtgtggtggCAGAATCCAAGATGTCAAAATCTGACACACACACCAACACGAGTGCGGCTGCTGCTGATCAGTCCTCCCTGACAGTGATGCTTAACGTAACAGGGCGTTGAGTGGCGTGAAAGCTAACCGACATGCACGTCTATTTACACCAcctctgttttttttgtttttctttctatcAGATTTTAGGTCAACCAAATTAGGGTTTGGTTACGTGGAAAGGCTTTCCCCACttgcacttttttttctttctttctttctcttttggccatttttgggTTCTTTTTAAACATACTGATGAATCTCTTTTTGTCTTAACcctaatttgttttctttactcATTATTCATTCTTTTAAAGTGTGATGATAATGTTAGATTACAtgcttaatttattttcttcacaAGTCAATTTGGAACATCATGCCTACCTTAAGATATCTTAGGGTTGTTTTGCATGCAGGACACTGAGATATGGTTTACTCATTATTAATATatgaattctttc
This window encodes:
- the LOC132177329 gene encoding leucine-rich repeat receptor-like serine/threonine-protein kinase BAM3; its protein translation is MVPFIVLTLLSLLATSCSASSLVTDFHVLLTLRKGFEFSDSILSTWNSSNPSSVCSWAGIQCSKGRVVSIDLTDLNLYGSVSPLISKLDRLTNLSLAGNNFTGTIEIANLSSLRWLNISCNEFNGGLDWNYSSIANLEVFDCYNNNFTAFLPLGILSLKKLKYLDLAGNYFVGRIPESYGNLVGLEYLSLAGNDLHGKIPGELGNLTNLREIYLGYYNVFEGGIPVEFGNLANLVHMDLSNCGLDGPIPSELGSLKKLNTLYVHMNLLSGSIPKQLGNLTNLQNLDLSINALTGEIPLEFCNLKQLKLLNLFMNRLHGYIPDYIADFPNLETLQLWKNNFTGMIPENLGQNGKLQLLDLSTNKLTGTIPRNLCLSNQLRVLILLENFFFGPIPEGLGRCSSLTRVRLQRNFLNGSISDGFLYLPQLNLLELQNNYLSGTVPENANSSSAPVKLAQLNLSNNLLSGPLPHSFSNFSSIQLLSLGGNQFSGTIPSSIGELLQALKIDLSRNSLSGSIPPEIGNCYHLTYLDMSQNNLSGSIPPEISNIRILNYLNLSRNHLNQAIPRSIGTMKSLTIADFSFNDLSGKLPESGQFSCFNASSFAGNPHLCGSLLNNPCNFTTITSTPRRGPAYFKLIFALGLLICSLVFAFAAMIKAKSLKRNGPDSWKMTTFQKLEFKVSDILECVKDGNVIGRGGAGIVYHGKMPDGVEIAVKKLLGFGSNSHDHGFRAEIQTLGNIRHRNIVRLLAFCSNKETNLLVYEYMRNGSLGEALHGKKGAFLSWNLRYKAAIEAAGGLCYLHHDCSPLIVHRDVKSNNILLDSSFEAHVADFGLAKYLIDGAASECMSAIAGSYGYIAPEYAYTLKVDEKSDVYSFGVVLLELLTGRRPVGDFGEGVDIVQWTRRVTKCRKEEVMGIVDPRLTMVPKDEAMHLFFVALLCIQDNSVERPTMREVVQMLSEFPRQSPDHHSSSSAFVHDQQTKKVVEKEKGCPKFKQDLLV